The bacterium nucleotide sequence ATCACCAAATAATCCTCCGCCAGTCATCACTCGATAGCCCCCTTCACGAGTAAGTGCGTTACCGAATGCTGTCGCTAAATCATTTGGGTGTAACATTGGATAAAGTTGATTGCCGACTACTAGTGTTGAATAACGCACGCCATCTTTAGTTGGGATTTTAAATGATTGCGATGCGTTGCTGCCGCACAAATATTCACCATTACACAAGGCCCGACTAGTTTGTTCCGGGATTGGTGCGACAAAGCGCACTGGTTCAACGACTATCAAAGGTGCTGCGCTCAGTTGTGAGGTAGTTGCTACGAGGCAAAATATCAATGAGAAAGTATGCTTCAACACTTAAATCTTCTCGTAAGCCTTAGCTAAACTATTCGCAATCTCATCAGCACTGCGCCCTTCGATCTCATGACGCGGCATCATGTGCACGACTTTGCCGTCTTTTAAAATTGCAACAGCAGGTGAGGAGGGTGGGTAGCCAATAAAATACGTGCGCGCCTGCTCTGTCGCTTCTTTATCTTGGCCAGCAAATACAGTGTAGATTTTTTCTGGGCGCTTTGGTGACTTGAGCGACATCACTACGCCTGGACGAGCACCACCTGCAGCGCAGCCACAAACCGAGTTCACAACAACCATCGCAGTGCCGGCCATGTTTTTTAGTGCTTTGTCTACTTCTTCTGGAGTTCTTAATTCTTGAACTCCCGCATCAGTTAATTCCTTGCGCATCCGATCAGTGATATTCGGGTCATACATTGAAATTTTCATATTTTTCTCCAACAATAAATAGCATAACATTACTTAGGCTTGCACCTGAACTTTATCTTTTCCCGATGCTTGACCTAAGCGAATCCAACTTCAGTCGTTGTAACGACGCCGTAGTAGCGGCGCCAACCGTAGCAGGGCATGAGCTCTTTCAAGGAAATTCACCCATTCAGTTACTTCTGTGCTTAGTTCCTCACCACTTGGCGGGATAATCCCCGGGTCACAAGCTGCTCCAAGTTCAGAAATTAATTTTCTACGATAGACACTTAAATGCCGGTCGCCAAAACGCGCAATTTCATAATAATCCTCAGAGAGCACAACTACAACCGGAACTTTTTCAGCTCCATTAATGCGCAGTTCATTTTGCAGGTCTGGGTTTTGCTTATTATCGATAAATCGAAAACGAAGCTTTGGATTAATCGCTTCAAGCTGAGCAAACATCGGCCCTTGGCGCGCACAATCCCCACACCATGTGCCGGACATCACCAAAATATTCAGCTCTCGAATAAAAGACTTGAGAACAGCTTTTTGCTCGGAGTTGATCGTAATTTTACTTTTGAAAGTGTCCCAGCGCGCGCGATGCGCCGGCTCAGCAGTTTTAAGATACTCCTCATAAGTCTGAGCAAGCTCGAAATAGCTCTTAAAAAATTCTTGTCGCTTGTCAAAGTATGGGTTGTTCATAGGGCGAATATATATAGTATAGTCAAAGCTTAGGCAAAAATAGCGAGGGACATTGGATAACGAAGTAGTAATTACAGTCGCAAATTTACGGAAAACCTTTCAAACATTTAAGCGCCGTGAGGGCGTAGCTGGTGCGGTTAAGGATTTATTCAATCGTAACTATACGCCGCTACATGCCGTCGATGGCATCAATTTCCAAATTAAGCGCGGCGAGATTTTGGGATTTATTGGCCCGAATGGTGCTGGTAAATCGACAACAATTAAAATGCTGACTGGAATTCTTAAGGCAACAAGCGGCGAGATGTCGGTTCTGGGGTATGACCCTTTTCGTGATCGAAAGAATTATGTGGGGCATATCGGGGTTGTCTTCGGGCAGCGCACGCAGCTGTGGTGGGACATTGCCGTAATTGAGTCACTGAAGTTACTAGGGAAGATTTACAACGTTAGCGATACTGATTTTAAAACTCGCATTGAACTTTTAACAGGCGTGCTTGATCTAAAAGAGTTTTTAAATACACCCGTACGTAAGCTCTCGCTCGGGCAACGTATTCGTTCAGACTTGGCAGCAAGCTTAATTCATTCTCCACAAGTTTTATTCCTGGATGAACCAACGATTGGCTTAGATGCTGTAGCTAAAGATAGTGTACGCGAGTTTTTGCAAAGAATTAATTCCGAGTTAAAAACGACAATCATTCTAACCACACATGATCTGCGCGAGATTGAAGAACTTTGCGAGCGTATTATCATTATCGACCACGGGAAAATTATTTTTGATGGTGGAATTGACCGCATTAAGTCGCTACCGGGTTTAACTCGGGAGATGATTGTTGATTTCTCTGGAACTGTTACCCAAGAAGAATTAAGGGCGAAATTAAGTTCTCTAGTTGAGATAGAAATTGAGAGTTCGAGAAGAGCTCAAGTGCGTTTTGAGTCAGGCAAAGTTCCAGCCGCACAGCTCGTAAGAGCAGTTTTAGATAATTTCGATGTCAGTGATTTGTCGATCTTACAGCCGCCGATTGAGGAAGTAATCATGAAAATCTACCGTGAAGGAATTCGCGAGTAATGACTACTGCTGTTGCCGCTTACGGGTCTTTTATCAAGGTAGCGTTTCTAAATATGCTATCTTATCGGATGCGCTACTTTACGGGCGTGGTAACATATCTACTATTTGTTTCAGTGCATTATTATATCTGGAAGGCAGTTTATGCCGGCTCTGGTTCACCGCAAGGTGTGCTTCAAGGCTATACTTTCGTGGAAATGGGGACATATATTGCAATCGCTTGGATCGCTCGTAGTCTTTATTTCTCAAACGTCGATGAGCAAATTGAAGATCTAGTTACAACTGGCCAAATTGGCGTTTATCTCACGCGGCCTGTGCATTTCCAAAGTATGATGCTGGTTCAAGCCTTTGGAGAAACACTTTTTAGATTATGCTTTTTTACAGCTCCAATCTTAACAGTCCTACTCTTGGTCTTCCCAATTTTACCACCAGCATCTGGAGTAGCTTTTTTTGGTTTTATCCTGGCAACACTTGGTAGTTTTATTATTTTCGCACAATTTAACTTCCTGGTTGGGCTACTGGCGTTTTTCTTCAAATCAATTGAGGGAGTGATTCGCGCTAAGTACTATTTAATTCAGCTTTTTTCAGGACTCTTAATCCCGATAACTTTTTTCCCAAGTTGGTTGGGGTTGATCGCAAAAGCCTTGCCTTTTCAGGCAATAACTTATGTGCCGCTACAAATATATTTAGGCAAGGCTCAAGGTTTAGGCATTCTTGGGCAATTGGGCTTTCAATGGCTGTGGATTTTGATTCTTTATCTTGCCGGAGAGTACTTTTGGAAAAAAGCATTTAACCGCCTGACGATTCAGGGGGGGTAACAATGAAAATCTATCTCGCCTATTTCGCTAAATTTTTAAAGGCACGCTTGTCTTACAAGTTTGATTTCTTTGCTGGTATTATTGCCAACGCCATCTCTACAGGTTCGAGCTTGATTTTTATTTTACTTCTACTCGATGGGACGCGAGTGACAAATCTCCAAGGTTGGACACAACCGGAAGTACTTTTTATTTACGGTTATTCGATGATCCCGCTAGCGATCTTTGGACTGCTTGCGCCTAATCTCTATCAATTTGGCGATAAGTATATCATTCAAGGTCAGTTTGACCGAGTGCTTTTGCGACCACTGTCAACACTTCCGCAGGTGCTCTTTGAGTCATTTAATCTGGATGCGCTCGGATCGCTAACAGTTGGGATTATTACTACAAGTATTGCGGCGTCTAGACTTAATTTGGAGTTTGCATTTCTCGATATCGTTTGGTTTGCAATCAGTACCATTGCTGCAGCAATTATTTTACTTTCTTTTTTTGTAAGTTTGGCATCAATTGCTTTTCATTTTGAAGACAGACTTGGTCTGGCAGCGCCGATGTATAATTTAATTGTTTTTGGGCGCTATCCGATCACGATTTTTAGCAAGTTGATTCAGTTTATCTTGCAGTGGGTAGTGCCCTTTGCCTTTGTAGCGTTTTACCCGGCAACGCACTTTTTTACTGAACGCGGATTTGGATTTTATACCTATCTCAGTCCCGTTGTTGCGCTTGCAACTGCCACGCTCACATACTTTGTCTGGAATTTTGGCGTCTCGAGGTACGCTTCAACAGGAAATTAAAATATTTTCAGAATCTTAGCTTGAGCGCAACGAATGCTAAGTTCTAGAAAATATTTTATCCTGAGCGAGTCGAAGGATCTCATTACGAATATCTTTAAACGCTGGGGTTTAGCGTTAGCAAAACCCCAGCGTATTCTCGGTTACATCGACAAGTCTTTTAGCATCTGGGCAGCTAAAATTGATTTTATTCCAGAATTTTTTCCGAAGTGACGCACCAAGCAAACCAATCCGGACGATAATAAATAGGTAAATGCGTAACTAATGTAGCACGAGGATATGGCTAAAGCTTCATCAGCAGATCTGGCCAAGTTAGAGCAATTTACGATTCTATGTAGCAAATAGTGAGTTGCTAAATCGTATCAATAATGGTAACATATATGGGGAAGCATAGAAGAGGTGGATATATTTTTCTGACGTGGATTGGAGACCACAGACCTAGGCACGTGCATATTTATAAGAACAATAAATTGGTGGCGAAATGGGATTTGGAGAATGGAAAAGTAATGAAAGGTAAAATTTCTAAAGAAATACGGAGTCACCTTGAAGCCTTGCTGGATGAGGGGCGTCTATGAAAATTAAAAGAATTGTTACAGATAATCGAAAGAAAATTTTCCTGTTAGATTGCGCGAATCATCGCTATTCATTTCCATATGCGAAGCTTCACTTGAAGCCCAAAGTCAGTGACCCAATAGCCTCGGTCATAATCGACTCCGAGCTAGGCTCAGAGGCTTTTACTTATCGCCTAAAAAGTGGGCGAGAAGATTCTATACATCTAGATGCTGTTTTGGAGTATAATAAAGACCCAGAGTATTTAAGGGAGCAAATACTATACAAGCTTAGTCTATGCGCGCAGCGTCAACTCAAGAAAACCCAACTAACTAAGCGAGAGATAGTCCGCCGGCTGAAAACGTCCCCTACGCAACTTTATCGTTTACTTGACCAAACTTTTTACGGAAAAACGATTGACCAAATGCTACGGTTGCTACACGTGCTTGGCACGAGCGTTGATATCGTTACTAAAAAAGCTGCATAAAATACGTAAAAGACGCTGGGGTTTAGCGTTAGCAAAACCCCAGCGTTTTCTCGGTTACATCGACAAGTCTTCCGGGATGTCCGGCGGTAGTTTAGCACCTTCACTTGCTGCTCGAAGAAAGACTATCATCAATGCGAGCTTCGCTTTGATGAAAGCACGGTGCGCTTTGCCTTCTTCCGTGTCTGCTGGATTGTCGTCGCTGAATTTCGTGATCACCTCAGATGATTTTCTGAAAGATTCTAGGTAAAATGCAGCGTCTTCTGGGCTTTGGTTCTCAAGGCATTGAGTCAAAAAAGCAATGTATGCTTTCCGATCAGTGCTAAGTATCAGGCCCTCATTGGCAGATACTTTCAACTGCGCATCAAATGCCGTCTTGGCGTTGCTATACTCTGTCTTGTAATCACTGAGTTGGTTTTCCAGTTGTCTATTTTGTATGCTCATGGATATTGCGAAAAAGCATGCAATAACTCCGATGCACCACAACATGTTCACAGTGACTAAAGAGGTCGATCTCGACGAAGTTTTTGGGTTTTGAGGTTTGCTCCCCATTATTTTTTCCAACGAAGACCGTCTAGGTAAGAAATGTGACTGCCTTCGCAACATTGATAAAATCTTGCAAAGACAGCTAAAACCTTGACTAACGCTACTACCCAGTAGTCGGCCTAGGTAGCACATTTGAGCAGTAAAAACAATCAAGCCAAGGCGACTTGAAGCTGTAGTTTTCTTGCCAGCGGGCAAGTATTTATTTTGTCCTGTAAAATCAGTTTACTAAGCACTCGGTCGAATTGATTTTAGCCCAAGATTCTGCTATAAGCACTTGAGTTCTTTCAAATAAATTAATTCAGTAGATTTCGTGAGCACTCCTTTTTCGAATCTCTTTAGCCAAGGTTCGCAAAGGTAGTGTGCTCTCTATTTGGTTTGATAAATTTTTTTCTTTTCTTTGCGTGTTGCGAGGGGAGTCTTGAGGTGTGAATAGGCGCTTCAAGACTTCTCTTTAGTGAGAGTAAAGGAAGATAGAATGGAAGGTAAATATAACCTAGTAATGCATGCCGGGGCTTCAGTCCCAGCAGACGTCCAAGTGAAAGTTTTAGAGCTTTATGCTTCATGCTTTCGCCCCGCACCCTTTGGCTGGACTATGCTTCAGGGGGATATTGCAGATCCAAAAGTCGCAACATTTGCCGAGCTACTTTTAAGGTATTTGCAAGCGGATTCAACGCTAATCGCTATTTTCGATCCACACAAAGATCTCGCGGCATTCTCGATTCTCTTGAAATTCGATGAGATATTTGATCCTGTAAGTGTGGGGCTGGCCGAATTTGGTGCTAGGCATGGAGATAACTATTTTGCACTTGCATGTGTTGCTGAGGCATGTCGACAGCAAGGCTTGTATGAGCTGATGATTGAGAAGCGATCAGAACTATGTGACCGTAGACGAACAATGTGGGTTAGGACTCATGTCGAGCACCATGTTGTTCAACGGACATATCAGACTCTTGGCTTTGAGATCGCAGGCTCTTTTGCTGCGAATATCGGTGGAGTTCAAACCCCGTACGTTGCACTGAGTAAGTCAACAGTCAATTAGCTAAGATTGCTCTGGAGGGTTTTTGTTTGGAGAGCGCACTAACCCTATTTTATCGTGACAAAATCTCCCGGTAATACTCTTCGTAACGCGTGGCCATTTGTTCGAGTGTAAAATTCTGCTCAACGTGTAGGCGTGCATTTTTTCCTAGCTCGCTGCGCTTAGTATCGCTCTTTAAGAGTTCAAGTACATGAGCTGCCATAACCTCGATGTTTCCGACTTTGGATAAATATCCAGTCTTACCGTGAGTTACCACTTCAGGAATACCGCCAACTTCAGACGCTACCACAGGAACGCCGCAACTCATTGCTTCAAGTGCCGCCAGACCAAAACTTTCCGTTTCACTGGGAAGCAGAAAAACATCGGAGAGCTGTAAGATCGGAACAATCGACTCTTGCTTGCCGAGAAAACAAACGCGCTGATGTAGCCCAAGATCCCAAACTAGTTGCTCAGCACTTGACCGCTCCGGCCCATCGCCAACAAGCACAAG carries:
- a CDS encoding DUF4160 domain-containing protein, producing the protein MGKHRRGGYIFLTWIGDHRPRHVHIYKNNKLVAKWDLENGKVMKGKISKEIRSHLEALLDEGRL
- a CDS encoding ATP-binding cassette domain-containing protein; translated protein: MDNEVVITVANLRKTFQTFKRREGVAGAVKDLFNRNYTPLHAVDGINFQIKRGEILGFIGPNGAGKSTTIKMLTGILKATSGEMSVLGYDPFRDRKNYVGHIGVVFGQRTQLWWDIAVIESLKLLGKIYNVSDTDFKTRIELLTGVLDLKEFLNTPVRKLSLGQRIRSDLAASLIHSPQVLFLDEPTIGLDAVAKDSVREFLQRINSELKTTIILTTHDLREIEELCERIIIIDHGKIIFDGGIDRIKSLPGLTREMIVDFSGTVTQEELRAKLSSLVEIEIESSRRAQVRFESGKVPAAQLVRAVLDNFDVSDLSILQPPIEEVIMKIYREGIRE
- a CDS encoding BrxA/BrxB family bacilliredoxin — protein: MKISMYDPNITDRMRKELTDAGVQELRTPEEVDKALKNMAGTAMVVVNSVCGCAAGGARPGVVMSLKSPKRPEKIYTVFAGQDKEATEQARTYFIGYPPSSPAVAILKDGKVVHMMPRHEIEGRSADEIANSLAKAYEKI
- a CDS encoding thioredoxin family protein, yielding MNNPYFDKRQEFFKSYFELAQTYEEYLKTAEPAHRARWDTFKSKITINSEQKAVLKSFIRELNILVMSGTWCGDCARQGPMFAQLEAINPKLRFRFIDNKQNPDLQNELRINGAEKVPVVVVLSEDYYEIARFGDRHLSVYRRKLISELGAACDPGIIPPSGEELSTEVTEWVNFLERAHALLRLAPLLRRRYND
- a CDS encoding ABC-2 family transporter protein, producing the protein MKIYLAYFAKFLKARLSYKFDFFAGIIANAISTGSSLIFILLLLDGTRVTNLQGWTQPEVLFIYGYSMIPLAIFGLLAPNLYQFGDKYIIQGQFDRVLLRPLSTLPQVLFESFNLDALGSLTVGIITTSIAASRLNLEFAFLDIVWFAISTIAAAIILLSFFVSLASIAFHFEDRLGLAAPMYNLIVFGRYPITIFSKLIQFILQWVVPFAFVAFYPATHFFTERGFGFYTYLSPVVALATATLTYFVWNFGVSRYASTGN
- a CDS encoding ABC-2 family transporter protein, translated to MTTAVAAYGSFIKVAFLNMLSYRMRYFTGVVTYLLFVSVHYYIWKAVYAGSGSPQGVLQGYTFVEMGTYIAIAWIARSLYFSNVDEQIEDLVTTGQIGVYLTRPVHFQSMMLVQAFGETLFRLCFFTAPILTVLLLVFPILPPASGVAFFGFILATLGSFIIFAQFNFLVGLLAFFFKSIEGVIRAKYYLIQLFSGLLIPITFFPSWLGLIAKALPFQAITYVPLQIYLGKAQGLGILGQLGFQWLWILILYLAGEYFWKKAFNRLTIQGG